In a single window of the Pseudoruegeria sp. SHC-113 genome:
- a CDS encoding LysR substrate-binding domain-containing protein — MNLDSHMRLRHVRCFLEVARAQSVSRAAEALHITQPAVSRSLKELEAMLGTPLFDRVGRGLRLNEAGRVFQAHASAAMVELMRGQERLAQEGDLSRRLSIGALPTASSQLLPRAALAFREEMPHVRLHILTGPNGLLFNQLRDGEVDLVLGRMPEREAGAGVSFQQLYIEDVVLVCRPGHPILNEARPEQAIAAHELILPPTGAVIWETVQRYLASIGLPERRAGIETVSLPVGRGIVGLSDALWFISRGVVAVELAAGSLVAVDLASPLLSGPVGISVARAAPISVERSVFADCLRAVAGGA; from the coding sequence ATGAATCTCGACTCCCATATGCGCCTGCGCCATGTGCGCTGTTTTCTGGAGGTGGCCCGCGCGCAGAGCGTGTCGCGCGCCGCTGAAGCCCTGCACATCACCCAGCCGGCGGTGTCGCGCAGCCTGAAGGAGTTGGAGGCGATGCTGGGCACGCCGCTGTTTGATCGCGTAGGTCGGGGGCTGCGGCTGAACGAGGCGGGGCGGGTGTTTCAGGCCCATGCCTCGGCGGCGATGGTGGAGTTGATGCGCGGGCAGGAACGGCTGGCGCAGGAGGGCGATCTGTCCCGGCGGCTGTCGATCGGGGCCTTGCCGACGGCCTCGTCGCAATTGCTGCCCCGTGCCGCCCTCGCGTTCCGGGAAGAGATGCCCCATGTGCGGCTGCATATCCTGACCGGGCCGAATGGCTTGCTGTTCAACCAGCTGCGCGATGGCGAGGTGGATCTGGTACTGGGCCGGATGCCAGAGCGGGAGGCGGGTGCGGGCGTGAGCTTTCAGCAGCTCTACATCGAGGACGTGGTGCTCGTCTGCCGCCCCGGCCACCCGATCCTGAACGAGGCCCGGCCCGAGCAGGCCATCGCCGCCCATGAACTGATCCTGCCCCCGACGGGCGCGGTGATCTGGGAGACGGTTCAGCGCTATCTGGCGAGCATCGGCCTGCCGGAGCGGCGCGCGGGGATCGAGACGGTTTCGCTGCCGGTGGGGCGGGGGATCGTGGGGCTGTCGGACGCGCTCTGGTTCATCTCGCGCGGGGTGGTGGCGGTGGAACTCGCGGCGGGCAGTCTCGTGGCGGTGGATCTGGCCAGCCCGCTCCTTTCTGGCCCCGTGGGGATCAGCGTGGCGCGGGCCGCACCGATCAGCGTGGAGCGCAGCGTCTTTGCCGATTGCCTGCGCGCGGTGGCGGGCGGGGCATGA